Proteins encoded together in one Planctopirus ephydatiae window:
- a CDS encoding molybdopterin-dependent oxidoreductase, producing the protein MPTVYVNDQPVELKPDERLNCIQAAQKAGVEIPHYCWHPSLSVVASCRMCLVEVGDKKPDGTVAMVPKVVPGCQTPVKDGTVIVTNSPKVQAAQRGTLEYLLLNHPLDCPVCDQAGECGLQDFSFKYGRAYSRLAEPKNQKKDKPYIGDQITLFTDRCIMCTRCVRFTREISGTAELQVVSRGSGEEIDIFPGKPCNNKLAGNVVDLCPVGALCSKDFLYEQRVWWLKGKNSVCAGCSTGCSIRVDQNKDVVYRLKPRSNPLAQGEFMCDEGRFGWKYIHSEHRLKFPMQKLPAGITPVSWPQILPALRQALSEAAKRAPEKLAVVLTPFMTVEEAYLLCKYLKSLSPAARLLMTPAPVVGEDDSYPKDLRGQAAPQPKFTIRAEKAPNRAGVELVLQHFGGTVESLDAVLAQVSQGTLEAVYLTAGSPEGWITDEQAKSLAKAKLVIVQDLLDSPALPWATFVLPGTSWAERDGTFVNHAGLAQAIHRGLRSPGDAWPDGRICFELAGRTGIFHAPTIRQEIAGEIPALAALIVGDLGDEGIFLKSTGEAASAADSETQVPVTGGSRS; encoded by the coding sequence ATGCCCACAGTTTATGTCAACGATCAGCCTGTCGAACTGAAGCCAGACGAACGGCTGAACTGTATTCAGGCAGCTCAGAAAGCCGGTGTGGAAATCCCGCACTACTGCTGGCATCCCAGCTTGTCAGTTGTCGCCAGTTGCCGTATGTGCCTGGTGGAAGTTGGCGACAAAAAGCCTGATGGAACCGTCGCCATGGTTCCCAAGGTCGTCCCCGGCTGCCAGACTCCCGTCAAAGATGGCACTGTCATCGTCACCAATTCCCCCAAGGTGCAGGCCGCCCAGCGAGGGACACTCGAATACCTGCTGCTGAATCATCCTCTCGACTGCCCCGTGTGTGATCAGGCCGGAGAATGTGGTCTACAGGATTTCAGCTTCAAGTACGGCCGGGCATACAGTCGTCTGGCAGAGCCCAAAAACCAGAAAAAAGACAAGCCTTATATTGGCGATCAGATCACTCTCTTCACTGATCGCTGCATCATGTGTACCCGCTGCGTGCGGTTCACCCGTGAAATCTCCGGCACCGCTGAACTTCAGGTTGTCAGCCGTGGCTCGGGCGAAGAAATCGATATCTTTCCCGGCAAGCCCTGCAATAACAAACTGGCTGGCAACGTCGTCGATCTCTGCCCTGTCGGCGCACTCTGCAGCAAAGATTTTCTCTATGAGCAGCGCGTGTGGTGGCTTAAGGGGAAGAACTCGGTCTGCGCCGGTTGCAGCACAGGTTGCAGCATTCGCGTCGATCAGAACAAAGATGTCGTCTACAGACTCAAGCCACGCTCGAACCCGCTCGCACAGGGCGAGTTCATGTGTGACGAAGGCCGCTTTGGCTGGAAGTACATTCACTCCGAGCATCGCCTGAAGTTCCCCATGCAGAAACTCCCTGCAGGGATCACCCCCGTTTCCTGGCCACAAATTCTTCCAGCTCTGCGACAGGCCCTGTCCGAAGCTGCCAAGCGAGCTCCTGAAAAACTGGCTGTCGTGCTGACTCCCTTCATGACGGTCGAAGAGGCTTACCTACTCTGCAAATATCTGAAGTCTCTCTCACCTGCCGCCAGGTTGCTGATGACACCCGCCCCCGTTGTGGGTGAAGATGATTCGTATCCGAAAGACCTTCGCGGGCAGGCCGCACCTCAACCCAAATTCACCATTCGAGCCGAAAAAGCCCCGAACCGTGCTGGTGTGGAACTGGTACTCCAGCACTTTGGAGGAACGGTGGAGTCGCTCGACGCGGTTTTAGCGCAGGTCTCTCAGGGAACTCTCGAAGCGGTCTATCTGACTGCGGGATCCCCTGAAGGCTGGATCACCGATGAGCAGGCCAAGTCACTGGCCAAGGCTAAACTGGTGATCGTGCAGGATCTGCTGGATTCCCCCGCACTTCCCTGGGCGACATTTGTGCTACCAGGGACTTCGTGGGCCGAGCGCGATGGCACATTCGTCAACCATGCAGGTCTGGCGCAAGCCATTCATCGCGGCCTACGTTCGCCAGGCGATGCCTGGCCTGATGGGCGGATCTGTTTTGAGCTGGCAGGTCGGACAGGTATATTCCACGCTCCCACCATCCGTCAGGAAATCGCGGGTGAGATTCCTGCACTGGCCGCACTGATTGTGGGTGACCTGGGTGATGAAGGGATTTTCCTGAAATCGACAGGTGAGGCGGCCTCTGCAGCCGACTCTGAGACACAAGTTCCTGTTACAGGAGGTAGCCGATCGTGA
- the nuoH gene encoding NADH-quinone oxidoreductase subunit NuoH produces the protein MSWEFFLVTLITIGVAFGGLMGTIAYLILVERRLAAFIQDRYGPNRVGWAGLLQPIADGAKFLLKEDVIPGYVNKTLYILGPSIAVFTAMAGFAIIPFGPVDQAPSWMRFVIAPDVNIGMIYIFCVGSLGVYGVILGGWASNNKYSSLGSMRASAQVVSYEIPLGMSIIGVVLMTSSLSLNDILMHQANQGVLGWNVWTQPLALLIFFVSALAETNRLPFDLSECEQELVGGFHTEYSSMKFALYFLGEYAHIITVCFLTAILFFGGWQFPLIAEADSAYLGATLVKVVVLLTKVLMIILLIMFIRWTIPRFRFDQLMNLAWLGLIPMAAMNILVVMTAKQFDWPIWTLPLGSLAIFVAAGLIGTSGKFIVSDQTVDFSESPEGYVHVHS, from the coding sequence GTGAGTTGGGAATTCTTCCTCGTCACGTTGATAACGATTGGTGTGGCCTTCGGGGGGTTGATGGGCACAATTGCCTATCTGATCCTGGTCGAGCGACGTCTGGCCGCTTTTATTCAGGATCGCTATGGCCCGAACCGTGTCGGCTGGGCCGGGCTGTTGCAGCCCATTGCCGATGGTGCCAAATTCCTGCTCAAGGAAGACGTAATCCCTGGTTACGTCAATAAAACGCTCTATATTCTGGGGCCCAGTATTGCCGTCTTTACCGCCATGGCCGGCTTTGCCATCATCCCCTTTGGACCTGTCGATCAGGCTCCTTCGTGGATGCGGTTTGTCATCGCTCCGGATGTCAACATCGGGATGATTTACATTTTTTGTGTGGGCAGCCTGGGTGTCTATGGAGTGATTCTCGGCGGCTGGGCATCGAACAACAAGTACAGTTCTTTAGGCTCCATGCGGGCCAGTGCTCAGGTCGTAAGTTATGAAATTCCCCTGGGGATGTCGATCATCGGTGTTGTGCTGATGACCAGCTCTTTGAGTCTCAACGATATTCTCATGCATCAGGCGAATCAGGGCGTTCTCGGCTGGAATGTCTGGACACAGCCACTCGCACTGCTGATCTTCTTCGTCTCCGCTCTGGCAGAAACCAACCGCCTCCCCTTCGACCTTTCCGAATGCGAACAGGAACTTGTCGGCGGTTTTCATACCGAATACAGCTCCATGAAATTCGCCCTCTACTTCCTGGGGGAATACGCACACATCATTACTGTCTGCTTCCTGACAGCCATTCTCTTCTTCGGTGGTTGGCAGTTCCCTTTGATCGCGGAAGCCGACAGTGCGTATCTGGGAGCAACTCTGGTCAAAGTGGTCGTGCTGCTGACCAAGGTTCTGATGATCATTCTGCTGATCATGTTTATTCGCTGGACGATTCCCCGCTTCCGCTTCGATCAACTGATGAATCTGGCGTGGCTGGGCCTGATTCCAATGGCTGCTATGAACATTCTGGTTGTCATGACTGCCAAACAGTTCGACTGGCCCATCTGGACACTGCCTTTAGGTTCTCTGGCGATCTTCGTGGCAGCAGGTCTGATTGGCACCAGTGGGAAATTCATTGTCAGCGACCAGACGGTCGATTTCAGCGAATCGCCCGAAGGCTATGTCCACGTTCACTCCTGA
- a CDS encoding NuoI/complex I 23 kDa subunit family protein — MAEELTPISNDDVVWMEEPEMGFWESTFLPAIFSGLKNSLRHVTDFKPVTQQYPEEKPDLPLNYRGVHRLNRDDKGRVKCVACMMCSTACPARCIDIVAEEVPKDDPLWADRDKRPKTFVIDELKCIYCGMCEEACPVDSIELTHIYDLTGFTRQDMKFNKEKLLEVFDQTKDNPRDPIRTHRGVLGPASDFTSLPPVGPATQIPQGDKASKPVSTDVIKQG, encoded by the coding sequence ATGGCTGAAGAACTCACACCGATCTCGAATGACGATGTCGTCTGGATGGAAGAGCCAGAAATGGGATTCTGGGAATCGACATTTCTGCCCGCCATTTTCAGTGGCCTCAAGAATTCTTTGCGGCATGTGACCGATTTCAAACCTGTCACACAGCAATACCCCGAGGAAAAGCCCGATCTGCCACTGAATTACCGTGGTGTTCATCGCCTGAATCGCGACGACAAAGGCCGGGTGAAATGCGTTGCCTGCATGATGTGCTCGACCGCCTGTCCCGCACGTTGTATTGATATTGTCGCCGAAGAAGTTCCCAAAGATGACCCACTCTGGGCAGACCGCGACAAACGCCCCAAAACTTTCGTTATCGACGAACTCAAATGCATTTACTGCGGGATGTGCGAAGAAGCCTGTCCTGTCGACTCCATCGAATTAACCCACATCTACGATCTGACGGGGTTTACCCGACAGGATATGAAGTTCAATAAAGAAAAGCTGCTCGAAGTCTTCGACCAAACCAAAGACAACCCCCGGGACCCCATCCGCACTCATCGAGGCGTGCTGGGCCCCGCTTCAGACTTCACCTCCTTACCTCCAGTGGGCCCTGCCACCCAGATCCCCCAAGGTGACAAAGCCTCCAAACCCGTATCGACCGATGTGATCAAGCAGGGCTGA